A single Ciona intestinalis unplaced genomic scaffold, KH HT000037.2, whole genome shotgun sequence DNA region contains:
- the LOC108950183 gene encoding glutamic acid-rich protein-like: MGIKKKYQSDSEDSGSDSDPIADEIAPKIKKSHKSKKKHKKHHKKKSKSNENDADVSRTKHKRKKHKKHDSISTVEEDEELPSKRCKTSAINLVGYDSDEEVEQSKPQFDETTINLDKNGLTESPHGDKNLKEEENMDDVLKELERQKALLQAQLMDSEVGLEEGELSLTEQQSENKMQDVEYLSDENVQNLEDTERSDVQKLKKENKEEKNGDRDYYSKAKKASEKSYADKEEPSHRSSHGRSTSRNRSDRRSKDRRITKEDTEMEVDKENFR; encoded by the exons atgggcataaaaaagaaatatcaaTCTGATTCTGAAGACAGCGGCAGTGATTCTGATCCTATTGCTGATGAAATTGCccccaaaattaaaaaatctcacaaaagtaaaaagaaacaCAAGAAGCACCATAAGAAGAAATCCAAATCAAATGAAAATGATGCCGATGTTTCGCGGACAAAACATAAGcgaaagaaacataaaaaacatgacAGCATCAGCACAGTGGAAGAGGATGAAGAATTACCTTCCAAGCGTTGTAAAACATCTGCCATTAATCTTGTAGGATATGATTCTGATGAAGAAGTTGAACAATCAAAACCTCAATTTGACGAAACCACGATTAACCTTGataaaaatggtttaacaGAGTCGCCTCATGGGgataaaaatctaaaagaagaagaaaatatGGATGACGTTTTAAAAGAACTAGAAAGACAAAAGGCTTTGTTACAAGCGCAACTGATGGATAGTGAAGTTGGATTGGAAGAAGGAGAACTGAGTTTAACAGAGCAACAGAGTGAAAACAAAATGCAGGACGTGGAATATTTAAGTGATGAAAATGTACAAAACTTGGAGGATACAGAAAGAAGTGATGTGCAAAAGttaaagaaagaaaacaaagaaga GAAAAATGGCGATCGAGATTATTATTCCAAAGCTAAAAAGGCATCAGAAAAGAGCTATGCTGATAAAGAAGAACCAAGTCATCGTTCAAGTCATGGGAGATCAACAAGTAGGAATAGAAGTGACAGGAGATCTAAGGATCGAA GGATAACGAAAGAAGATACAGAGATGGAAGTCGACAAGGAAAACTTCAGATAA